The following proteins are encoded in a genomic region of Pseudorca crassidens isolate mPseCra1 chromosome 5, mPseCra1.hap1, whole genome shotgun sequence:
- the LOC137224281 gene encoding LOW QUALITY PROTEIN: olfactory receptor 8K5-like (The sequence of the model RefSeq protein was modified relative to this genomic sequence to represent the inferred CDS: inserted 1 base in 1 codon): MGQQNLSSLTKFILMGVTRHPELQAPLFGVFLIXYTVTVVGSLGMIILIQVDSHLHTPMYFFIKHLAFIDLGNSTVICPEMLVNFVVDQNTISYYACTTQLAFFLMFIVLSAMAYDCYLAICNPLLYNVIMSQRLCHVLVGIPYLCSTFQALMFTIKIFPLTFYSSNVISHFYCDDVPLLLMLCSNAQEIELLVIVYSFIIKGKVRRGKRPPSSFLNRHQTSIISSSSTLDGGSFLVPTWSYWD, encoded by the exons ATGGGCCAACAAAATCTATCATCACTGACTAAATTCATTCTGATGGGAGTCACAAGGCATCCTGAGCTGCAGGCCCCACTTTTCGGGGTCTTCCTCA ACTACACAGTCACAGTGGTGGGAAGTCTGGGAATGATCATCTTGATCCAAGTGGATTCCCACCTACACACACCTATGTACTTTTTTATCAAACACCTGGCTTTCATTGATCTTGGTAATTCTACTGTCATTTGTCCTGAGATGCTGGTAAATTTTGTTGTGGACCAAAATACCATTTCCTATTATGCATGCACCACACAGCTGGCTTTCTTCCTTATGTTCATTGTCTTGTCAGCCATGGCCTATGACTGCTATTTGGCCATCTGTAACCCTCTGCTCTACAATGTTATCATGTCCCAGAGACTTTGTCATGTGCTGGTAggcattccatacctctgcagtACCTTTCAAGCACTAATGTTCACTATCAAGATTTTTCCATTGACTTTTTACAGCTCTAATGTCATCAGTCATTTCTACTGTGATGATGTTCCCTTGTTACTTATGCTGTGCTCAAATGCACAAGAAATAGAATTGTTGGTCATAgtatacagttttataatcaaaggaaaagtgaggAGGGGGAAAAGACCACCTTCCTCATTTTTGAATAGACATCAAActtccatcatcagctcctcctccaCGTTGGATGGGGGGAGTTTTCTTGTTCCTACTTGGTCATACTGGGACTGA